The genomic window ACACAGTACTGGgggttattatttatatatatatatcattttgtcgaATGAACGTCATTTTTTTAGGACCAGTAGATATGGAGCCGGACCAGTAGACTTTTtgtccactggtccggctggccagtacacaataaagcttaaattcgacccctgtaTATACCGTTATCAATTAGTAATAACTTATAATAGACTagagaaatattttcaaaaagatatCAGTTTCTTGAAGTACTTAAATACCATCTAATTTTTTAGTCTTGATTTATTGAGTTTGTGCTACATTTTTTCTTACACATTGAACATTTAAgctaagaaagataactccattttaCAGATGATAAATGTTTGCAAGTCAATGGCAATAATTATAAGTAACCAATTCAGATTCAGTCTAATCATGCTAGTAACcataataatatgtatatttttttccctttcaataaactcatcatagataccagattcAAAGGACAACTATAGAAGAAGGTAGCTATCCTACCTAAACATTCTTTTTAGTCCATTCACATGATTCAGGTTTTAATTCAGcttagtatttatatatatatttccccgCTTACACAATATTTGTTGTCAATGCCCATGGAAAAAGATGTTGAATTCTCTGAGAAAATATTTGTGTTGAAATGTGCATAGCAAATAATACAAAACCTTTGTACGTGAACGAAAAATTCCAGGTATCAATGTGTTTGTTGAAATTTGTTACTCTCATTCTATTCCTATTTTTCTCTAATTACCTGTggtctttttagtttttatttcatCATCATCATGTTCTGAGCTTGCTGACGTCAGTCTTGTCCGTGATGGTGTGTGATGACCATTAATACCATTCTCTGGTTTGGTCTCCTGTAGAGGTATGGAAGATTTCCTTGGAGTACTTTCTGATAAATCAAAACTATCGACATTCTTATTTTCTGAAACACATGAAAACATTGTTATATATAGTGAGATGTCAGTTGCTCtcatcacaaaaaaatattagtatATATTACTATGAAAATGTTTACCactgttttcttatatttttactACAGATTTTGGCAAAATTAAATTCAATAATCACTGACTGAACATGCTGAAGAGACattattatgcgtttacttttctacattggctagaggtataggggagggttgagatctcataaacatgtttaaccccgccctatttttgcgcctgttccaagtcaggagcctctggcctttgttagtcttgtattattttaattttagtttcttgtgtacaatttggaaattagtatggcattcattatcactgaactagtatatatttgttcaggggccagctgaaggacgcctcccggtgggggaatttctcgctacattgaagaccttctgctgttgttttttctatgatcgggttgatgtctctttgacacattccccatttccattctcagttttatcaATTGTCCAAATGaacatctggtgcagtaaaatgtaaactgtttgtgttattaaaaagTAAACAGGAAACACCAAACACATTGAACAACCACCATCACCATGACCAACAGACTGCTTTGAACATGTTAAGGCAGAACAACACAGTACAACAATGCCTGgacacatttacattaaaacaGACCACACCAATCATTAACACCAGACTCCTTAGACAAAATAAAGACCAAAAAACGAAACATTGCATGAAAAGAGGGACAGTAAACACAAAGTAATCCAGTTAAAAACCTCTGAATATCCACAATGAACGCTCAGTAATAGaacatataattgttaattttggtAGCCTCCATATTTTTGGCCTTTTTGTTCTTAAATCTTTCTGTGGCAGTTAATTTAGCAgatttttaaaaacttgaaaCATGTCCAGGTTAAACTGCACGGCTAATGACAGTTTAAAATCTgtttaaatatgtaaataatgaTCAGTGatgtcataaacatgataaataaatgacaaaCAAAGAACAGGATGCCCTAAAAGACAAAAGTCAAAAGGAACATATCAATGGTGAACTATAACAGACATTCAATAttcagtcaggggacttattgaaataagtgattttttaaaaatcacttatttgagtatcaaattcgaggttttgtcacaaattgggattttgtagttttttcaaaattttaaacacataggtttaaataacatcttttaattagtaatattaaaaaatatgaactttttgcttcttttaagtagcaaggtttatgcctttgatgctatcatttacctgaaaattctattttagttgaaaaaatgctataataatggctttacataatgaactgatactttcttaaaagatttttcacagcagtgggagtatttttcctgtgaagttcaaggtttcatctttcagattatgtaataaaattctactgttcgcgataacaatttcactgttcgggggtgttgaaatttgTGGGGGTTAccgttattaaaagaatgatacttaaagaagtgatttttgggaaggaaattgaggtctgatacttaaacaagtgatttttatgtcattatcctagattcagtacaaggtcatcacctgaaatgacctggtcatcctagacaacacagatgttggttctgataagtttagaaacataattagtccctggatcattagtattctatatttaaagctacactaatattaaatcacttcttctagtgattattttgtactacttaaataggtgattattaaagaaagacaactctaacttccaacctttatggaaataatgttacttgaatcagtgatttagaaaatcacttgtttaagtaagtcccctgactgatattAGTTAGTCATGGTATTCCAAAAATATTTAAAGAGCTGCCATCACCAATTACCAATAAGAACCATTGGTTCAAGAGCTTCCATGCGATGGTCAACCCGGAAAATTCTGATAGGAAATGATagacatgatcatgatgatagagGCTTTGGAAAATGGTATCAATCTGGAAGATACTAGAATTCCATATATGAATGTGCTACTTGGATGTTGCTACAcaaaaatggaaagtttacaatgaGAAAATGAATTCAACTTTTCTCATCAAAACATTTGGTTCTCATCTTATTCAAGTTATAAGCGCAAGTCACAATCTGACAATATGAAGCAAACTTGTCATAATCCATTCCTTTATGTAAAATCAGAGAGTTTATTTGACCAATATTATCGTCAGGAAGTACTGATTATCCCATAATACAATGTAATAGGTCTACAAACGTAAGTGTGTAACATTCATGGTTGATTTATAAGCTGTATTGAGTTCATATGTTTTGgtcaaatgttaaatattttaaagtattcCAAATTCTTGGCAAAGTTAATCTATAATAATAATACCTTTAGAATCATGCCTTTTCCTTGTATCAGATGTTAACCAACTGGGTTTGTCTGAATCTTTATCCCCAGAGGAATCAATGGATCCTCCTCGAGTGGATTTTAGTTTGGTGTCCTGTAGCCATGATGGCTTTTCATGATCACTTCTGACACTTTCTGACCTTTGAACACTTGATTCCTTTTTCGAGGGAGTATTGCGTAGAGAAGGAACATCAAACCGATGTTTTGAATGAGAATCTTTATTTGTAGAATCATCCATGTCTTGTTGTAACGACCTAGCTGATTTTAATTTGGGTTTTTCAAATATACCAGTTGGAGGTTTTTCTGATTCCACAGTGTCTGTTTCAGATTTAACCCGAGGGGTGCGTCTCAACATGGGAACATCAAAAGTTTTTGTTTCTGGACTTTTAGGTGGCTCTCTTCTTTTAGGTAGAGGAGTACTCCTTAAAGTAGGGATCTGAAAAGTCCCCTCTTCTTTTTCCTGATTGTCAGTCTCCCTTTCTTTCTGAACACTTTTAAGCTGGGGCACATTGAATTTGTTGTCAATCTCAGTGGGAGATTTTAATTCTAATTCCATTTTTGGCACATTTTTTAATTCTGGCACATCAATTTGAGGCTTTTCTTTATAGACATTTCTTAATGTCTCTGTTGGTTTAGGAACGTTCCGTAACTGAGGCTTTTCAAAATACATTCCAATGTCTATATCATCTGTACTACTCTCTCCCATGTGATCCCCCAAAGTTAATTTCATATCTGATTCATCACCATGAAGATTTCGTAACGTCTTAGTGGGAGGATTGTCTACCTTTTTTAACGTAGGAGTTTGAAAAATATGTCTAGAATCGTCTGAAATTCTACTTTCAGTTTCATCTTCTTCTCCTGTTTTACCGTGAATAAAACGTAAACTTTCTGTCGGAGCATCATCAACTTTTCGTAACTTTGGGGTTTGAAAGACATGTTTTGTATCCATATCATCATTTTGTTCGAAAGCTCTACTTTTCGTTGGTGATTTTTCCACTTGTTTTAGAGCAGGCATATCAAACATTTTTGAATCATCACTTTCTTCCCGTTCTCTAACTGGTTGTGAAACTGGTTTCAATTTTGGTTTTTCAAACTGGTGTGTAGGTTCTACGTGAGATTTCATTGCTTCCTTATCCGAAGTTTTCCTAAGTTTTGGACTTGTTATATTAGATTGATTGTCTGATTCGCTAGACCCACGAGATGAGGGAATTGGAAGTTTAACACCAATGTTCCTGAAATCTTTTTTGGCTTCATCTGGTGTCAGGTCGCTATCTGATGGAGTAGAACCTCTAGACTTTCTCTTAGGCAATCCCATtggctaaaatataaaatatacgttaTATATCTGAAATATATATGGACATAAAACATATTAAAGCCCACTTAAAAAACaagagactctcaagagcctgaatcgctcacttattttcagccatggcggccatattttttatagaaaataaaacacaaattttattctagatacccaaaggatcattcagcttaagtttggttgtaATTGGTTTAGCAGTTTCATAGGAGAAGACGTTTGAAATAGATTACACCAGAGGGACGACGATGGTCGATGGTGACGGTCAATGATGACGACAACATCAGACGACGGagaacgccaagtgatggctaaaTCTCACAATTCCTTTGGAACAGTGAGCTAAAAAGGGCCCACTAGATTTGCTATGAGGTTTCATTTATTGTGACTAAAAATTACTAACATCTACATGATTTGGTCTCTCATTGGCAAGCTactgcatatttttatttatatataattaattttggatgtaacatgtcttctgattgaCTGATGTTGTTtagtttatcagctcatagacatgatttagtcatgtgaccatgacgtcatcaatgttttttcatcgtttactccggtttaaaatggaattcagaattaaattataagaaacaactgtaatattttatctgtctattcCAAATAACAAtagtaatattaaaaaatgtggtgcacacttaaaaataacCCGCATATTCAGTGTgcaacacattttttatgttatttcttcatacacagaaaaatattacagtcattccttaattaatgaTTCAAACAATGATTTCTTTAAAACTATTGAGCCAGAAAATTTGTGCAAGTCGTGATAGCAAGACATTGTAAGTTTTGTGTATAGGTGTACTGTTTATTTGTTTGAAGAGTTTTGACTGTACTGATGCAAAAATCAAAGGCTTAAAATTgtgtacacatatatatatcaaatgtttatACCAAGAGTAGATAATGATTATCTTTTGTCTTTACAATAATATTGCACAGTACATACATGATCAATCAAAATTTCTCAAATGACGTGTTTTCCAATAAGAACTTCTAAAATGAGGTATAGACCAGACATCCAGTCAACCTAGTCGGGATATATATCTAGTTAAAGTAACATAGTATTATTTACCATTCCCATGCCAGGCAAGGCCACCATTCCTGCAAGTGGCTTTTTGGCGGGAGGAGATTGTGCATCGCTATCTACGGAAGAACTGCTGTTACGGGAGAAAACATCTTCATCTGTATGACCATTCTGCATAACAGGCTTTGGctctgtaaaataaaattatttatgtccatacgagttaaggtggtacctaacactacagggagataactctgtaaaatcagcagaacatTTTAATGGCGTTGTgttcttaagggaatattaagcttctcaatgatcaaaatgagtgtttgtcaaactgctatataaccagtgtaatttttctgattaaacggttggttcaaattttttgaaatttttatatttttgtcaaagggtcaaagtaaatactttgtcaaaattttaagaaaattaaacgagctaaattaatttttgttaaagtgttaggtaccaccttaaggaaaGGATATTGTTAGTTCATATGTACTTCATATTGCGATTGTTGAGTAATGCACATAAATCGCAAATTGATTATTGCAATTTCAAAAAAGGCTACATTCAAAAAGtgctttcaaaatattaaatgcaaacatttaaacaaaacccAGAGTTTTTATTGTTGTTCTGCATTTAATGAGGCCTTGTATGTACGTGTTACAGATTCCAGATGGCCACTAGCACATGTTTGAGTTGATTTCTTtgctaaaaattataaatattgacaACAAAAACTCTATTGTGGGAATTTTCTTAAGGGGGTTTATTTTTGCTTATTACATGGTTAAAgcttaaataaaattaaatcacttaatCTAGTGATTTATTTGTACTACTTTCAAAAAAAAAGGTGATTAATAAAAAAAGACCCTTTCTTCCAACTTTTCTGAAAAAATTGTTTCTTGAATCAGTGATTTCTTAATCACTCCTTTAAGTATTTACGCTGACTGACAATTTGTTTTGTGACaaccatttatttaaataaaggttTCTCATTTATGAAGACGAAATAGTTTCAAGAAtaatttaacattgtttaatatTTACCAGTAGAATCAGAATATCGACTGTTTTCATCAGCGGCTCCCATACTATGTACACTAGTTCTACTAGGTTTACGTCTCTTGGCTAATGATCCTTTCTTTCTCAGGACAGTTTTCTGTTTACCAATGTCAACATCTAAATGAGTATTATCCTGTCAATGATAAggatttgtaaataaaatgtgaacaaatataaaaaagaagatgtggtatgattgccaatgagacaactgtccacaagggaccaaaatgacacagactttaacaactataagtcaccataaAAGCTATCGGCAAATGAAGAAGAATGTTTGTGGTTTAACAATGGATCTTTAATTTGAATTAAGTCCCCTTGGTATCTTCAAACTCTGTTTTTAACATGCATATGGTCCCCTTTAACCATAAACATCTCACAAAAAACGTGTATTAGATGATGCTTCTTCATTAAAAGTGTTAAATTACAATCTAATGATTTCATGTGTATTATTTTAATCTTTTCGTTTTTTTCTTTATGTACTAAATATAGTTAAGTACCTGGACAATAGCATCTAAATCAATGCTCTCTTCTCTCTGTAAACCATTCACAACTACCTGAAAACAAAAAGTTTTATATTAATTATGCTTTTTAATTTATAGACAACATTAGGTAacaatatatacatattgttattttgccattttttggccagctgaaaaaaaagtaaaatcacaaaaatactgaactcagagaaaaatccaatcggaaagtccataatcacatggcaaaaaacacataaaaaacgaatggacaagaactgtcatattcctgacttggtacaggcattttcaaatgtagaaaatggtggattgaacttggttttatagcgctaaacctctcacttatacaACAGCtaaaggatgcctccgggtgcaggagtttctcgctgcattgaagacccattggtggccttctgctgttgtctgctctatggttgggttgttgtctctttgacacattccccatttccattttcaattttatattatttgatcAAAAGAGAAATCAATTCTAGGTtattggattttcaaatattttggccctgagaatcactgaagagacattgattgtggaaatgcgcatctggtgcagaataATTGGTACCCTTATAATGTTATTATAACTTCAAACAAATACTAAGGCcaattaaattcatttaaaaatatttttacatccttcatttttgcataaagTTACAGACTTTCTAAATGAAGAAAGTGCTTCTCCATCTTACATGTTTACTGGCATCCAAAAGTGTGGACTATAGCAAAGCTTATAAAATTCTTGGTATTTAATTTTGGTGTTTGAAATAGAATAATTCAGTTCAATTATCTTGACATTAtaagtgtttttttaaatgaaaaagtttTACACAGGCAATTGGCgaacttcatcatgttcatggttGTATTGTAGATACTGAACCAGATTTCAATATGGCACACTGGGATATGATGAATAATTAAGATTCTCTGAAGgcaaataacaaatatcaagatTGAATGAAACAAACTAAGTCAATTAtacaattaaattacaaaataatgaaataatgatGTATAGGGGGATTATTTTCaagggtgtaaaatttcgcgattaaGAGgcaaaaaagtatacaaaaatttTTGGCGGTATTTATTTTGGTAAATCCTTAAATCCCAATTTAATATTTTGGTGGATACTGAAATTGTtgcatataaaatattgaaaaattgaaaagcaAATTAAAATGATTTGTTTACCTAAATGACATCTAATTAATTGATCTGGACCTGAACTTTGATGTATTAACTGTAAATGAGGTTATAAAATTATCAAGAAGGTATGCATTTATTTTTATGGAATTTATTATCACGATTTTCTTTTATCCGCCAAAATAAGCGAAAATAAACAACCTGCAAAAATAAGCCCTTATACGGTTATACTTAATATGTGTAACCATAGTAACAAGATATACCTCTGTATCCTGGTCCATTATATCGACTGCATTACCAGTTTCATCTGTTAGCATCACATCTACTTTCTCATTGTTCTGATCAACAAAACTTGGTTCATACTTGTCACCATCATCATCATCTTCTTCTACTTCATCTGATCCCATGGAATTTTCATCATCTATTTTTTCATCACttatatcatcatcatcatcttcttGGTTATCGAAATCTATCATTTTATCCTCTTCCTTCACATCGTCGCGATGAGAGTCAAACTCACAAAGTTCATCTCTCTTTTCTGTTTTGATAACTTCACTTTCACCAAAGTCAATCAGTTTGTCATTTTCTACATATTCTTCTTTTCCGTTCGACTTTTCAGTGAAAAAATCATCGGTACTGAAAACATCTGAGTCGTTTGCTTTTGACGAC from Mytilus galloprovincialis chromosome 5, xbMytGall1.hap1.1, whole genome shotgun sequence includes these protein-coding regions:
- the LOC143076456 gene encoding uncharacterized protein LOC143076456 isoform X6 translates to MAQERSTLTKNRKIEKSFEDLLTGLSDENDDDIDDLVDFDNLPEMCSDATLIAITKSNKPYTNAASMDDSLRMSEFDAPTDFTSSKANDSDVFSTDDFFTEKSNGKEEYVENDKLIDFGESEVIKTEKRDELCEFDSHRDDVKEEDKMIDFDNQEDDDDDISDEKIDDENSMGSDEVEEDDDDGDKYEPSFVDQNNEKVDVMLTDETGNAVDIMDQDTEVVVNGLQREESIDLDAIVQDNTHLDVDIGKQKTVLRKKGSLAKRRKPSRTSVHSMGAADENSRYSDSTEPKPVMQNGHTDEDVFSRNSSSSVDSDAQSPPAKKPLAGMVALPGMGMPMGLPKRKSRGSTPSDSDLTPDEAKKDFRNIGVKLPIPSSRGSSESDNQSNITSPKLRKTSDKEAMKSHVEPTHQFEKPKLKPVSQPVREREESDDSKMFDMPALKQVEKSPTKSRAFEQNDDMDTKHVFQTPKLRKVDDAPTESLRFIHGKTGEEDETESRISDDSRHIFQTPTLKKVDNPPTKTLRNLHGDESDMKLTLGDHMGESSTDDIDIGMYFEKPQLRNVPKPTETLRNVYKEKPQIDVPELKNVPKMELELKSPTEIDNKFNVPQLKSVQKERETDNQEKEEGTFQIPTLRSTPLPKRREPPKSPETKTFDVPMLRRTPRVKSETDTVESEKPPTGIFEKPKLKSARSLQQDMDDSTNKDSHSKHRFDVPSLRNTPSKKESSVQRSESVRSDHEKPSWLQDTKLKSTRGGSIDSSGDKDSDKPSWLTSDTRKRHDSKENKNVDSFDLSESTPRKSSIPLQETKPENGINGHHTPSRTRLTSASSEHDDDEIKTKKTTGRDQYVPSWLKTTDTKGKSPSTPNLAFVTPTKDSSEVPQWKRELAEKRRRQKDGDGAPTPMKAEPAGDKGLPPWKVELGQMKMRQTPAKVSAHETKKSTEPEWKKAADEKRQRLRSIGDSCYDDDSGLLASRKATK
- the LOC143076456 gene encoding uncharacterized protein LOC143076456 isoform X2 is translated as MVLRFRLKNFPKRKTKPPLLTAGQSSRSNDLDDILTDNNPILEEIFQEEDMAQERSTLTKNRKIEKSFEDLLTGLSDENDDDIDDLVDFDNLPEMCSDATLIAITKSNKPYTNAASMDDSLRMSEFDAPTDFTSSKANDSDVFSTDDFFTEKSNGKEEYVENDKLIDFGESEVIKTEKRDELCEFDSHRDDVKEEDKMIDFDNQEDDDDDISDEKIDDENSMGSDEVEEDDDDGDKYEPSFVDQNNEKVDVMLTDETGNAVDIMDQDTEVVVNGLQREESIDLDAIVQDNTHLDVDIGKQKTVLRKKGSLAKRRKPSRTSVHSMGAADENSRYSDSTEPKPVMQNGHTDEDVFSRNSSSSVDSDAQSPPAKKPLAGMVALPGMGMPMGLPKRKSRGSTPSDSDLTPDEAKKDFRNIGVKLPIPSSRGSSESDNQSNITSPKLRKTSDKEAMKSHVEPTHQFEKPKLKPVSQPVREREESDDSKMFDMPALKQVEKSPTKSRAFEQNDDMDTKHVFQTPKLRKVDDAPTESLRFIHGKTGEEDETESRISDDSRHIFQTPTLKKVDNPPTKTLRNLHGDESDMKLTLGDHMGESSTDDIDIGMYFEKPQLRNVPKPTETLRNVYKEKPQIDVPELKNVPKMELELKSPTEIDNKFNVPQLKSVQKERETDNQEKEEGTFQIPTLRSTPLPKRREPPKSPETKTFDVPMLRRTPRVKSETDTVESEKPPTGIFEKPKLKSARSLQQDMDDSTNKDSHSKHRFDVPSLRNTPSKKESSVQRSESVRSDHEKPSWLQDTKLKSTRGGSIDSSGDKDSDKPSWLTSDTRKRHDSKENKNVDSFDLSESTPRKSSIPLQETKPENGINGHHTPSRTRLTSASSEHDDDEIKTKKTTGRDQYVPSWLKTTDTKGKSPSTPNLAFVTPTKDSSEVPQWKRELAEKRRRQKDGDGAPTPMKAEPAGDKGLPPWKVELGQMKMRQTPAKVSAHETKKSTEPEWKKAADEKRQRLRSIGDSCYDDEAVDHVAPGQE
- the LOC143076456 gene encoding uncharacterized protein LOC143076456 isoform X5, with the translated sequence MVLRFRLKNFPKRKTKPPLLTAGQSSRSNDLDDILTDNNPILEEIFQEEDMAQERSTLTKNRMCSDATLIAITKSNKPYTNAASMDDSLRMSEFDAPTDFTSSKANDSDVFSTDDFFTEKSNGKEEYVENDKLIDFGESEVIKTEKRDELCEFDSHRDDVKEEDKMIDFDNQEDDDDDISDEKIDDENSMGSDEVEEDDDDGDKYEPSFVDQNNEKVDVMLTDETGNAVDIMDQDTEVVVNGLQREESIDLDAIVQDNTHLDVDIGKQKTVLRKKGSLAKRRKPSRTSVHSMGAADENSRYSDSTEPKPVMQNGHTDEDVFSRNSSSSVDSDAQSPPAKKPLAGMVALPGMGMPMGLPKRKSRGSTPSDSDLTPDEAKKDFRNIGVKLPIPSSRGSSESDNQSNITSPKLRKTSDKEAMKSHVEPTHQFEKPKLKPVSQPVREREESDDSKMFDMPALKQVEKSPTKSRAFEQNDDMDTKHVFQTPKLRKVDDAPTESLRFIHGKTGEEDETESRISDDSRHIFQTPTLKKVDNPPTKTLRNLHGDESDMKLTLGDHMGESSTDDIDIGMYFEKPQLRNVPKPTETLRNVYKEKPQIDVPELKNVPKMELELKSPTEIDNKFNVPQLKSVQKERETDNQEKEEGTFQIPTLRSTPLPKRREPPKSPETKTFDVPMLRRTPRVKSETDTVESEKPPTGIFEKPKLKSARSLQQDMDDSTNKDSHSKHRFDVPSLRNTPSKKESSVQRSESVRSDHEKPSWLQDTKLKSTRGGSIDSSGDKDSDKPSWLTSDTRKRHDSKENKNVDSFDLSESTPRKSSIPLQETKPENGINGHHTPSRTRLTSASSEHDDDEIKTKKTTGRDQYVPSWLKTTDTKGKSPSTPNLAFVTPTKDSSEVPQWKRELAEKRRRQKDGDGAPTPMKAEPAGDKGLPPWKVELGQMKMRQTPAKVSAHETKKSTEPEWKKAADEKRQRLRSIGDSCYDDDSGLLASRKATK
- the LOC143076456 gene encoding uncharacterized protein LOC143076456 isoform X4, translated to MVLRFRLKNFPKRKTKPPLLTAGQSSRSNDLDDILTDNNPILEEIFQEEDMAQERSTLTKNRKIEKSFEDLLTGLSDENDDDIDDLVDFDNLPEMCSDATLIAITKSNKPYTNAASMDDSLRMSEFDAPTDFTSSKANDSDVFSTDDFFTEKSNGKEEYVENDKLIDFGESEVIKTEKRDELCEFDSHRDDVKEEDKMIDFDNQEDDDDDISDEKIDDENSMGSDEVEEDDDDGDKYEPSFVDQNNEKVDVMLTDETGNAVDIMDQDTEVVVNGLQREESIDLDAIVQDNTHLDVDIGKQKTVLRKKGSLAKRRKPSRTSVHSMGAADENSRYSDSTEPKPVMQNGHTDEDVFSRNSSSSVDSDAQSPPAKKPLAGMVALPGMGMPMGLPKRKSRGSTPSDSDLTPDEAKKDFRNIGVKLPIPSSRGSSESDNQSNITSPKLRKTSDKEAMKSHVEPTHQFEKPKLKPVSQPVREREESDDSKMFDMPALKQVEKSPTKSRAFEQNDDMDTKHVFQTPKLRKVDDAPTESLRFIHGKTGEEDETESRISDDSRHIFQTPTLKKVDNPPTKTLRNLHGDESDMKLTLGDHMGESSTDDIDIGMYFEKPQLRNVPKPTETLRNVYKEKPQIDVPELKNVPKMELELKSPTEIDNKFNVPQLKSVQKERETDNQEKEEGTFQIPTLRSTPLPKRREPPKSPETKTFDVPMLRRTPRVKSETDTVESEKPPTGIFEKPKLKSARSLQQDMDDSTNKDSHSKHRFDVPSLRNTPSKKESSVQRSESVRSDHEKPSWLQDTKLKSTRGGSIDSSGDKDSDKPSWLTSDTRKRHDSKENKNVDSFDLSESTPRKSSIPLQETKPENGINGHHTPSRTRLTSASSEHDDDEIKTKKTTGRDQYVPSWLKTTDTKGKSPSTPNLAFVTPTKDSSEVPQWKRELAEKRRRQKDGDGAPTPMKAEPAGDKGLPPWKVELGQMKMRQTPAKVSAHETKKSTEPEWKKAADEKRQRLRKAVDHVAPGQE
- the LOC143076456 gene encoding uncharacterized protein LOC143076456 isoform X1, coding for MVLRFRLKNFPKRKTKPPLLTAGQSSRSNDLDDILTDNNPILEEIFQEEDMAQERSTLTKNRKIEKSFEDLLTGLSDENDDDIDDLVDFDNLPEMCSDATLIAITKSNKPYTNAASMDDSLRMSEFDAPTDFTSSKANDSDVFSTDDFFTEKSNGKEEYVENDKLIDFGESEVIKTEKRDELCEFDSHRDDVKEEDKMIDFDNQEDDDDDISDEKIDDENSMGSDEVEEDDDDGDKYEPSFVDQNNEKVDVMLTDETGNAVDIMDQDTEVVVNGLQREESIDLDAIVQDNTHLDVDIGKQKTVLRKKGSLAKRRKPSRTSVHSMGAADENSRYSDSTEPKPVMQNGHTDEDVFSRNSSSSVDSDAQSPPAKKPLAGMVALPGMGMPMGLPKRKSRGSTPSDSDLTPDEAKKDFRNIGVKLPIPSSRGSSESDNQSNITSPKLRKTSDKEAMKSHVEPTHQFEKPKLKPVSQPVREREESDDSKMFDMPALKQVEKSPTKSRAFEQNDDMDTKHVFQTPKLRKVDDAPTESLRFIHGKTGEEDETESRISDDSRHIFQTPTLKKVDNPPTKTLRNLHGDESDMKLTLGDHMGESSTDDIDIGMYFEKPQLRNVPKPTETLRNVYKEKPQIDVPELKNVPKMELELKSPTEIDNKFNVPQLKSVQKERETDNQEKEEGTFQIPTLRSTPLPKRREPPKSPETKTFDVPMLRRTPRVKSETDTVESEKPPTGIFEKPKLKSARSLQQDMDDSTNKDSHSKHRFDVPSLRNTPSKKESSVQRSESVRSDHEKPSWLQDTKLKSTRGGSIDSSGDKDSDKPSWLTSDTRKRHDSKENKNVDSFDLSESTPRKSSIPLQETKPENGINGHHTPSRTRLTSASSEHDDDEIKTKKTTGRDQYVPSWLKTTDTKGKSPSTPNLAFVTPTKDSSEVPQWKRELAEKRRRQKDGDGAPTPMKAEPAGDKGLPPWKVELGQMKMRQTPAKVSAHETKKSTEPEWKKAADEKRQRLRSIGDSCYDDDSGLLASRKATK